In Pyxicephalus adspersus chromosome 12, UCB_Pads_2.0, whole genome shotgun sequence, a genomic segment contains:
- the NHLH1 gene encoding helix-loop-helix protein 1 codes for MMLNSEQTEIPAHSETESVFSDCGGGGGLGEAGGISLCGETRICEASDAVKRELQHLSREERRRRRRATAKYRTAHATRERIRVEAFNLAFAELRKLLPTLPPDKKLSKIEILRLAICYISYLNHVLDV; via the coding sequence ATGATGCTGAACTCTGAGCAGACAGAAATTCCGGCCCATTCGGAGACTGAGTCCGTGTTTAGCGATTGCGGAGGCGGGGGAGGACTCGGCGAGGCTGGAGGTATCAGCTTGTGCGGAGAAACCAGGATTTGCGAGGCCAGCGATGCCGTCAAAAGGGAACTCCAGCACTTAAGTCGGGAGGAAAGGCGTCGAAGAAGGAGAGCGACGGCCAAATACCGCACGGCTCACGCTACCCGGGAGCGTATACGTGTGGAAGCCTTCAACTTGGCCTTTGCGGAGCTGAGAAAGCTCCTTCCCACTCTGCCCCCTGACAAGAAACTGTCCAAAATCGAAATTCTTCGGCTAGCTATCTGCTACATCTCCTATCTCAACCATGTTCTAGATGTTTGA